A single region of the Lycium barbarum isolate Lr01 chromosome 2, ASM1917538v2, whole genome shotgun sequence genome encodes:
- the LOC132628507 gene encoding uncharacterized protein LOC132628507, with the protein MIEVRDNIEKEIWWEPRSGTANVWFDNWTKLGALYHIIPDDFVIDKGFQDVKELMLQDGWNIGRLQQLFPIDIVDNILKELHFHEPKEEWDRPRWMMTASDKFTVGTAWELLRRKAVKSEVFKNMWISGVPFKISFFFWRLWKYKIPVGEVVRRIRVDTEATCYCCDPRQDETVDHLFVTGNVATKVWTYVKIVVGITTQFQQVRQILQIWWNTDCPSKFRTIFKAIPMVTMWQIYKWRNTVLHGGRMSINKVIYEINMIIYQMCRMRGNPGPSFVALCIRNIVGDFQFAAATRIPDGSNLIVEARSLHEGLMYCVTHSLLPVVMETNLMTMKMILTGLWESPWSISMIINDISRLRRDKEVRVEHVLREGNGLADFLTNYAFDFAGQLRTIISLEINSNLENSSSNKAIFQHARNSNMYLKFETMANNVQLQGKEIAATSEGTWRNSTPSWKPEYVFI; encoded by the exons ATGATAGAGGTTAGAGATAATATAGAGAAAGAAATATGGTGGGAACCAAGGAGTGGAACTGCAAATGtatggtttgacaactggacaaaGCTAGGGGCTCTATATCACATTATTCCTGATGATTTTGTGATAGATAAGGGGTttcaagatgtaaaagaacttATGTTGCAGGATGGTTGGAACATAGGAAGACTGCAGCAGTTATTCCCCATTGATATTGTGGACAATATATTAAAAGAATTGCACTTTCATGAACCAAAAGAAGAGTGGGATAGGCCAAGATGGATGATGACGGCATCAGACAAATTTACTGTAGGCACTGCATGGGAATTACTGAGGAGAAAAGCAGTCAAGTCAGAAGTCTTTAAGAACATGTGGATATCAGGGGTACCTTTTAAGATATCCTTTTTTTTCTGGAGGTTGTGGAAGTACAAAATACCAGTTGGAGAGGTAGTAAGAAGGATTAGGGTAGATACTGAGGCAACATGTTACTGCTGTGATCCTAGGCAAGATGAAACTGTGGATCACTTGTTTGTTACAGGAAATGTTGCTACAAAAgtgtggacttatgttaaaatCGTTGTTGGCATCACAACACAGTTTCAACAAGTCAGGCAGATTCTTCAGATCTGGTGGAATACAGATTGCCCCTCAAAGTTCAGAACCATCTTTAAAGCTATTCCAATGGTAACTATGTGGCAAATATACAAGTGGAGGAATACAGTTCTACATGGAGGGAGGATGTCCATCAACAAAGTGATCTATGAGATAAACATGATCATATATCAAATGTGTAGAATGAG GGGAAATCCTGGACCAAGCTTTGTGGCCCTTTGTATTAGAAATATAGTAGGTGATTTCCAGTTTGCAGCAGCAACACGGATACCAGATGGCTCAAATTTGATAGTTGAAGCAAGGTCACTACATGAGGGTCTTATGTACTGTGTTACACACAGTCTGTTGCCAGTGGTGATGGAAACAAACTTAATGACTATGAAGATGATCTTAACTGGTCTGTGGGAGAGTCCATGGAGTAtatcaatgatcataaatgatatTTCAAGGTTGAGGAGGGATAAGGAAGTGAGGGTGGAGCATGTTCTCAGAGAAGGAAATGGCctggctgattttttaactaactatgcttttgattttgcag GACAGCTAAGGACCATCATATCCCTAGAGATTAATAGTAATCTGGAGAACAGTAGCAGcaacaaggctatatttcaacaTGCCAGGAACAGCAACATGTACCT GAAATTTGAGACAATGGCAAACAATGTTCAACTTCAAGGCAAGGAGATAGCAGCTACATCTGAAGGAACATGGAGGAATTCTACTCCATCCTGGAAGCCTGAATATGTATTCATTTGA